One genomic region from Catenovulum adriaticum encodes:
- a CDS encoding ParA family protein yields MAFIISISSTKGGVGKSTTAENLAAEGARRGYRVLIYDMDRQGTSTKFGVRRNELIEKMLESGKKPIPEITQITRNPGEEDVRRTINTLSNSFDIIIIDNKADSDADFQRTAVISDIILTPLSVSHKDIEQIPRIVKIIQTAEETLRLNDPDFIGLDHRLVMNRLKKVSKKRNSEVISFLKEGYSEFVSLSSVIIYETTSYVETEEGATVIDRKAKGAASFQMLFDECIGKRKPSMIRDCFVDQTEGVE; encoded by the coding sequence ATGGCATTTATTATAAGTATTTCATCAACAAAAGGCGGTGTTGGCAAATCAACAACAGCTGAAAATTTAGCAGCGGAAGGAGCAAGAAGAGGTTACCGCGTATTAATTTACGATATGGATAGACAAGGTACTTCTACTAAATTTGGCGTCCGTAGAAACGAATTAATTGAAAAAATGTTAGAGTCAGGTAAAAAGCCAATTCCAGAAATAACACAAATAACGAGAAATCCAGGTGAGGAAGATGTCAGACGTACCATTAATACACTTTCTAATTCATTTGATATTATCATTATAGATAACAAAGCCGATTCCGACGCAGACTTTCAAAGAACAGCAGTTATCTCTGATATTATCTTAACTCCCCTGTCAGTTTCCCATAAAGATATTGAACAAATTCCAAGGATAGTAAAAATCATTCAAACCGCGGAAGAAACCTTGCGATTAAATGATCCTGACTTCATTGGACTTGATCATCGGTTAGTCATGAATCGTCTTAAAAAAGTATCGAAAAAAAGAAACAGCGAAGTGATTTCGTTTTTAAAAGAAGGCTACAGCGAATTTGTATCTTTATCTTCCGTTATTATTTACGAAACGACTAGCTACGTAGAAACGGAAGAAGGTGCAACTGTAATCGATAGAAAAGCTAAAGGAGCAGCTTCTTTCCAAATGCTATTTGATGAGTGTATTGGCAAACGAAAACCAAGCATGATAAGAGATTGTTTTGTCGACCAAACAGAAGGCGTTGAATAA